In the Pyrolobus fumarii 1A genome, one interval contains:
- a CDS encoding adenylate kinase has protein sequence MVALRNPFTTVIVTGVPGVGKTTVLGKLVEMAAAEGLKLKLVNFGDYMFRVASEKGLVKHRDEIRKLQLQVQLELQKWAAEAIISDAKKELGQGGVLIVDTHAVIKTSSGYWPGLPKHVIEVLKPDSIVVIEANPELIIARRQRDKGRYREDMGGVEELRELMSMARTAAMASAVLTASSVFIVENPEGKPEEAAQRILELIRMLR, from the coding sequence ATGGTGGCTCTTCGTAACCCCTTCACAACAGTCATTGTCACCGGCGTGCCGGGCGTAGGCAAGACCACCGTGCTCGGCAAACTAGTTGAGATGGCTGCTGCGGAGGGCTTGAAACTCAAGCTGGTGAACTTTGGCGACTATATGTTCCGCGTTGCCAGCGAGAAGGGTCTCGTTAAGCACCGTGACGAGATCCGTAAGCTTCAGTTGCAAGTCCAGCTCGAGCTGCAGAAGTGGGCTGCTGAGGCAATAATCTCGGACGCGAAAAAGGAGCTTGGACAGGGAGGCGTATTGATAGTAGACACTCACGCCGTGATAAAGACCAGTAGTGGCTACTGGCCCGGTCTACCAAAGCACGTGATAGAGGTGTTGAAACCAGATAGTATTGTAGTCATAGAGGCGAATCCTGAGCTGATAATCGCGAGGCGCCAGAGGGACAAGGGTAGGTACCGCGAGGATATGGGCGGTGTGGAGGAGCTAAGAGAGCTTATGAGCATGGCCAGGACTGCAGCAATGGCTAGCGCGGTTCTAACAGCCAGTAGCGTGTTCATAGTCGAGAACCCGGAGGGGAAGCCCGAGGAAGCCGCCCAGCGTATACTAGAGTTGATACGCATGCTACGGTGA
- a CDS encoding class I SAM-dependent methyltransferase — MWVVADTLRGVTVEFRVSGDVFSADEIDEGTRLLVENARVPEEGTVLDLGCGYGVIGITLAKAYPRLRVYMVDVNPRAVELARVNAKHNGVADRVVVLHGDLYEPVKGHRFDAIITNPPLAAGMDVVERIVREAPEHLNQGGSLQMVLKKGADRIARVMDEVFGSHEVLLRKKGYTILMAVKR, encoded by the coding sequence GTGTGGGTAGTTGCGGATACGCTTCGTGGCGTTACAGTGGAGTTCAGAGTATCTGGTGACGTATTCTCTGCTGACGAGATAGACGAGGGTACTAGACTCCTCGTGGAGAATGCGAGGGTGCCCGAGGAGGGTACGGTACTAGACCTGGGTTGCGGGTATGGCGTAATTGGGATAACATTGGCAAAAGCGTATCCTAGGCTCCGCGTCTACATGGTTGATGTCAACCCGCGAGCCGTGGAGCTTGCACGCGTGAACGCCAAGCATAACGGAGTTGCAGACCGGGTAGTCGTATTGCATGGCGACCTCTACGAGCCTGTGAAGGGCCACCGCTTCGACGCTATAATCACTAACCCGCCGCTAGCAGCAGGCATGGATGTAGTAGAGCGCATAGTGCGGGAAGCCCCTGAGCACCTAAACCAGGGTGGCAGCCTCCAGATGGTGTTGAAGAAGGGTGCCGATAGGATAGCGCGGGTCATGGACGAGGTGTTTGGGAGCCACGAGGTTCTACTTAGGAAGAAGGGCTATACGATACTCATGGCTGTTAAGCGCTAG
- a CDS encoding 50S ribosomal protein L34e, protein MPRPGLRTRSKRRVYVRLPGGETVVHYEPRRPGPARCGLCGRPLNGVPRLRPSELRKLPLSQKRPERMFGGVLCHACLERILKATIRSTIIKQLEELKARRQSQG, encoded by the coding sequence ATGCCCAGGCCGGGTCTGCGCACACGCTCCAAGAGGAGGGTGTATGTCAGGCTGCCTGGCGGCGAAACAGTGGTACACTATGAGCCTCGCAGGCCTGGGCCAGCGCGCTGCGGGCTCTGCGGTAGGCCTCTAAACGGTGTACCAAGGCTAAGGCCGTCTGAGCTTAGGAAGCTTCCACTCAGCCAGAAGAGACCGGAGAGAATGTTTGGTGGTGTGCTCTGCCACGCATGCCTCGAGAGGATCCTTAAAGCTACCATAAGGTCGACGATAATCAAGCAGCTTGAAGAGCTTAAGGCACGGAGGCAGAGCCAGGGCTAG
- a CDS encoding 50S ribosomal protein L14e → MPAIEVGRICVKLRGREAGRKCVIVDIIDENFVLITGPKDVSGVKRRRCNINHIEVLPEKIDIKPGASDEEVKKALEEAGLLEFMKERVKVQMKPSLLF, encoded by the coding sequence ATGCCCGCGATTGAGGTTGGCAGGATCTGTGTCAAGCTACGTGGCCGCGAGGCTGGCAGGAAGTGCGTGATAGTGGACATAATTGACGAGAACTTTGTGCTGATCACTGGCCCTAAGGACGTGAGTGGCGTTAAGAGGAGGAGATGCAATATAAACCATATTGAGGTCCTCCCCGAAAAGATTGACATAAAGCCTGGTGCCAGCGACGAGGAGGTCAAAAAGGCGCTAGAAGAGGCTGGGTTACTAGAGTTCATGAAAGAGCGTGTAAAGGTCCAGATGAAGCCAAGTCTGCTCTTCTAA
- a CDS encoding DMT family transporter, with protein MRSGKLVGVLLASLAPILWATNVVASRVIVTKGLHPFVLTAIRWLIAGMLLYAYSYTKFGVVRLTRHIFIAGLLGITLFSDLLYAALFFAPAALVGLIIGLVPAVTLILAWVFGIERLDSLLWLAGLLGFAGVALIEYESIVGGLGSSVWLGALLALASVFAWALYTFESKKLVAKAYPLAFLAVSTLSVAPVNFFIALPFLSSSLGALGDPLVVLLILYVAVVPGFIAYLVWLTAVRVLGASATNIYVNLLPLAALVLSIVLLGERLTTLQAVGAALILMSAFLAAVREARLVQVAQQLQKSRRLTGTGQ; from the coding sequence ATGCGCAGCGGGAAGCTCGTTGGCGTGTTGTTGGCGTCACTGGCGCCGATACTATGGGCTACCAATGTTGTCGCATCGCGAGTGATCGTAACGAAGGGTTTGCATCCGTTCGTACTCACGGCTATAAGGTGGCTCATAGCCGGTATGCTCCTCTACGCGTACAGCTATACCAAGTTTGGAGTCGTAAGGTTGACGCGCCACATCTTCATTGCTGGCCTGCTTGGTATAACGCTGTTTAGCGATCTACTATACGCGGCGCTCTTCTTCGCCCCAGCTGCGCTAGTGGGGCTGATCATAGGACTTGTGCCTGCTGTGACGCTGATACTAGCTTGGGTGTTTGGTATTGAGAGGTTGGACTCTTTGCTATGGTTGGCTGGGTTGCTGGGGTTCGCTGGTGTAGCTCTCATCGAGTATGAGAGTATTGTAGGCGGGTTAGGTAGTAGCGTATGGCTGGGTGCCCTCCTTGCTTTAGCGAGCGTGTTTGCTTGGGCCCTCTACACGTTCGAGTCTAAGAAGCTGGTAGCGAAGGCTTATCCTCTGGCATTTCTAGCAGTAAGCACGTTGAGCGTAGCTCCGGTGAACTTCTTCATAGCTTTGCCCTTTCTCTCCTCCTCTCTAGGAGCCCTAGGGGACCCGCTGGTGGTGTTGCTCATCCTATACGTGGCGGTTGTCCCGGGTTTCATAGCGTATCTCGTGTGGTTAACAGCTGTGCGTGTGCTAGGAGCCTCTGCAACGAACATCTACGTTAATCTCCTTCCGCTCGCTGCACTAGTACTCTCGATTGTCTTGCTAGGTGAACGCCTCACAACGCTTCAAGCTGTGGGCGCTGCATTGATACTTATGAGCGCCTTCCTAGCGGCTGTCCGCGAGGCACGTCTTGTGCAAGTGGCGCAACAGTTACAGAAAAGCAGGCGGTTAACCGGGACGGGTCAATAG
- the ilvD gene encoding dihydroxy-acid dehydratase, protein MAKPRSSLIRDGVLRAPHRSLLYAAGLDPEQVKSDKPLIGVISTPSTLVPGHVLADKVAAAVAEGIAEAGGIPVHFAALGVCDGIAMGHEGMRFSLVSREVVADSIEVIAEAHRLDGIVVVTACDKMMPGAFMAGLRMDIPTLVVNIGPMLAGIEPRSGRRLAVGHVFEAVGARIAGRISDQELERVELHALPCPGSCAGLYTANTMAILGEALGFILPGTATIPAVSSRRLHAARRAGRVIVKLVEKWLTPRKLVTRESMLNAIAVDVATGGSTNAVLHLLAIAEEAEVDIDLGDFDEVSRKTPWIADLEPGGKYFVEDLDAVGGVPAIARVLAEVGVFNLDVMTADGRTWREVVEEAPPPDGRVVRSRDNPLSPTGSLRVLRGTLAPEGAVVKLAKVEKLRFQGPARVFDSEEEAIKAVQEGRIEKGDVIVIRYEGPAGGPGMREMLQVTAAVVGAGLGPHVAMVTDGRFSGATRGLMIGHVSPEAIVGGPIALVKDGDEILIDVETGRLELLVDTEELEERKRRWQPPEWKVRYLEDLARKNSVLARFHMMACSASRGATLRCPKTIITQR, encoded by the coding sequence GTGGCCAAGCCGCGTAGCAGTCTAATAAGGGATGGTGTACTCCGAGCACCACACCGTAGCCTGCTGTATGCTGCCGGGCTCGACCCGGAGCAAGTGAAGAGCGATAAGCCACTCATAGGCGTTATTTCCACACCCTCGACGCTAGTGCCGGGCCACGTCCTCGCTGATAAGGTAGCTGCTGCAGTAGCTGAGGGCATAGCCGAGGCTGGAGGTATACCGGTTCACTTTGCCGCTCTCGGGGTATGCGACGGCATAGCCATGGGCCACGAAGGCATGAGGTTTAGCCTCGTCTCTAGAGAAGTCGTCGCAGACTCCATTGAAGTTATAGCTGAGGCTCACAGACTCGATGGTATTGTCGTCGTCACGGCTTGCGATAAGATGATGCCGGGCGCCTTTATGGCTGGCTTGAGGATGGACATCCCGACACTTGTTGTCAACATAGGCCCAATGCTTGCAGGTATCGAGCCTCGTTCCGGACGAAGGCTGGCTGTTGGTCACGTTTTCGAGGCTGTGGGTGCTAGGATAGCTGGCAGGATAAGTGACCAGGAGCTGGAGCGTGTCGAGCTGCATGCGCTGCCCTGTCCTGGTAGCTGCGCTGGTCTCTACACTGCCAACACAATGGCTATACTGGGAGAGGCGCTTGGCTTCATTCTCCCTGGCACCGCCACCATACCAGCAGTATCCTCGCGGAGACTCCATGCAGCTAGACGTGCTGGCAGAGTGATCGTGAAGCTCGTTGAAAAGTGGCTTACACCACGCAAGCTTGTAACCAGAGAATCCATGCTAAACGCTATCGCTGTTGATGTCGCCACAGGAGGTTCTACCAACGCCGTTCTCCATCTACTTGCAATAGCTGAAGAAGCAGAAGTTGACATAGACCTTGGCGACTTTGACGAGGTGTCTAGGAAGACACCCTGGATAGCGGATCTAGAGCCTGGTGGTAAGTACTTCGTAGAGGATCTTGACGCTGTTGGCGGTGTGCCGGCCATAGCGAGAGTGCTGGCAGAGGTTGGCGTGTTCAACCTAGATGTTATGACGGCTGACGGTAGGACTTGGAGGGAGGTTGTAGAAGAAGCTCCTCCGCCCGATGGTAGGGTGGTGAGAAGCCGCGATAATCCCCTGTCACCCACCGGCTCGCTGCGTGTGCTCAGAGGTACACTAGCACCCGAAGGCGCAGTTGTCAAACTTGCAAAGGTGGAGAAGCTTAGGTTCCAGGGTCCAGCGAGAGTCTTCGATAGCGAGGAGGAGGCTATCAAGGCTGTTCAAGAGGGTCGTATAGAGAAGGGCGATGTGATAGTCATACGCTATGAGGGGCCGGCTGGCGGCCCTGGAATGAGAGAAATGCTCCAGGTGACCGCTGCTGTTGTCGGTGCAGGACTAGGCCCCCACGTGGCTATGGTCACAGACGGGAGATTCAGTGGCGCAACTAGAGGATTGATGATTGGCCACGTGAGCCCGGAGGCTATAGTGGGCGGCCCAATAGCACTCGTCAAGGACGGCGACGAGATACTCATCGACGTTGAGACGGGGAGGCTAGAGCTGCTAGTTGATACAGAAGAACTCGAAGAGCGCAAGAGGCGCTGGCAGCCACCCGAGTGGAAGGTCAGATATCTCGAGGATCTTGCAAGGAAGAATAGCGTGCTTGCGCGCTTCCATATGATGGCGTGTAGCGCGTCACGTGGAGCAACACTACGTTGCCCCAAGACAATTATTACACAACGATGA
- a CDS encoding RNA-guided pseudouridylation complex pseudouridine synthase subunit Cbf5, whose amino-acid sequence MSSELTKQGLEFIRRLDEFAGLKSEWIVKAEEDTSPDYGTPPWARPIEEHIRKGVVPLDKPPGPTSHEVVAWIKRMFGLSKAGHGGTLDPKVTGVLPVALEEATKIIGMVVHTPKEYICVMQLHEPVEEKKLLEAIKVFTSTIYQRPPLRSSVKRSLRTKTIYEIELLEYTGRYALMRVLCDPGTYMRKLCHDIGLYLGVGAHMRELRRTKSGPFREAYGLVKLQDLSEALYRWKQEGKDDLLRKYILPMEYAVAHLKKVVIRDSAVDAIAHGAHLAVPGIARLHADIKKGDVVAIFTLKGELVALAKAEMDAEQIAKAQKGIAFRTMRVIMKPGVYPRMWKKKSEGESGEAKSEGKERERGKRRPKPARRRRRGS is encoded by the coding sequence TTGAGCTCCGAGCTGACAAAGCAAGGACTGGAGTTTATAAGACGGCTCGACGAGTTTGCAGGGTTAAAGAGCGAGTGGATAGTGAAGGCTGAGGAAGACACGAGCCCCGATTATGGCACTCCACCCTGGGCTAGGCCGATAGAAGAGCATATCAGGAAGGGCGTTGTGCCCCTTGATAAGCCGCCGGGGCCTACTAGTCACGAGGTTGTAGCGTGGATCAAGAGGATGTTTGGGCTCAGCAAGGCTGGGCATGGTGGTACGCTCGACCCCAAAGTTACTGGAGTGCTGCCCGTGGCTCTCGAGGAAGCGACGAAGATCATCGGAATGGTTGTGCATACCCCCAAGGAGTACATCTGTGTGATGCAGCTGCACGAGCCAGTAGAGGAGAAGAAGCTTCTTGAGGCGATAAAGGTGTTTACGAGTACAATCTACCAGAGGCCACCGCTGCGCAGTAGCGTGAAGAGGAGCCTACGCACCAAAACGATATACGAGATAGAGCTTCTCGAGTATACCGGCCGCTATGCTCTGATGAGAGTGTTGTGTGACCCCGGCACTTACATGAGGAAACTTTGCCACGACATAGGCCTCTATCTCGGCGTAGGTGCTCACATGAGAGAGCTTCGCAGAACAAAGAGCGGGCCTTTCCGCGAAGCCTATGGTCTCGTAAAGCTTCAGGATCTAAGTGAGGCTCTCTACAGATGGAAACAGGAGGGTAAGGACGACTTATTGCGAAAGTACATTCTCCCAATGGAATACGCTGTTGCCCATCTGAAGAAGGTGGTTATCCGCGACTCGGCGGTTGACGCTATAGCGCATGGAGCGCATCTGGCTGTACCGGGTATTGCGAGGCTGCACGCCGACATAAAGAAGGGCGATGTTGTGGCAATCTTCACGCTCAAGGGCGAGCTTGTTGCTCTTGCTAAGGCGGAGATGGATGCTGAGCAGATAGCAAAGGCCCAGAAAGGCATAGCGTTTCGCACGATGCGTGTAATAATGAAGCCCGGCGTCTATCCACGCATGTGGAAGAAGAAGAGTGAGGGTGAGAGTGGCGAAGCTAAGAGTGAGGGTAAAGAAAGAGAAAGGGGTAAGAGGAGGCCGAAGCCCGCGAGGAGGAGGCGTAGAGGCTCTTAG
- the cmk gene encoding (d)CMP kinase, with product MASRRGPVIAVSGPPGSGKTTYARRLAEDLGLEFYSAGMFFRELAKKRGLTLLELNQLAAKDPSIDLEIDRMTYEVGLRGNVVVEGHLVAWVLRDIADVKIYVTAPLDVRVNRIAARDGVDVSVALRETIERENVHRRRFLAYYGIDINDLSIFDLVVDTSKLGIEEVYRVIREFVTLVLSRSR from the coding sequence TTGGCTTCGCGAAGGGGCCCAGTTATCGCTGTCAGCGGGCCCCCTGGCAGCGGTAAGACAACCTACGCGCGTAGGCTCGCCGAGGACCTAGGCCTAGAGTTCTATTCGGCTGGCATGTTCTTCCGGGAGCTCGCAAAGAAACGCGGCTTGACACTGTTGGAGCTCAACCAGCTTGCCGCTAAAGACCCAAGCATAGATCTTGAGATTGACAGGATGACTTACGAGGTTGGGCTTCGTGGTAACGTGGTTGTAGAGGGCCATCTAGTGGCATGGGTGTTGCGCGACATAGCTGACGTCAAGATATACGTCACTGCGCCGCTCGACGTGCGGGTTAATAGAATAGCGGCTAGAGATGGTGTCGATGTTAGCGTCGCCCTTCGCGAGACTATTGAGCGCGAGAACGTGCACCGACGCCGCTTCTTAGCATACTATGGCATTGATATTAACGATCTCTCTATATTCGACTTGGTTGTTGATACCTCGAAACTCGGCATAGAGGAGGTGTACCGAGTTATACGAGAGTTTGTCACGCTCGTCTTGTCCCGTAGTAGATAA